One window from the genome of Nocardioides panaciterrulae encodes:
- the ettA gene encoding energy-dependent translational throttle protein EttA codes for MAEYVFTLRNVRKAHGDKVVLDNVTLSFLQGAKIGVVGPNGTGKSTLLKIMAGLEHANNGDAILDPEATVGMLQQEPPLTEGRTVLENVEEAVGDIKGKLDRFNKISEELADPEADYDKLLAEMGDLQTDLDHANAWDLDSRLDQAMDALRCPPPDALVDNLSGGERRRVALCKLLLQQPDLLLLDEPTNHLDAESVQWLEGHLATYPGAVLAVTHDRYFLDNVAQWILELDRGKAHPYEGNYSTYLETKKDRLKIEGQKDAKRAKMLEKELEWVRSNPKARQAKSKSRLARYEEMAAEADRMRKIDTSEINIPAGPRLGDVVLEAKGLGKGFEGRTLMHDLSFSLPRAGIVGVIGPNGVGKTTLFRMITGQEQPDDGELNVGQTVKISYVDQSRGGLDPTKNVWEVVSDGLDFIKVANFEMNSRAYVASFGFKGPDQQKKSGVLSGGERNRLNLALTLKMGGNLLLLDEPTNDLDVETLSSLEDALLDFPGCAVVTSHDRWFLDRVATHILAWEGDDEDDAKWFWFEGNFAAYEENKVERLGVEAARPHRVTHRRLTRD; via the coding sequence ATGGCGGAATATGTGTTCACCCTGCGCAACGTGCGCAAGGCCCATGGCGACAAGGTCGTCCTCGACAACGTCACGCTGTCGTTCCTGCAGGGCGCCAAGATCGGCGTCGTCGGCCCCAACGGCACCGGCAAGTCCACCCTGCTGAAGATCATGGCGGGGCTGGAGCACGCCAACAACGGCGACGCGATCCTCGACCCCGAGGCGACCGTGGGGATGCTCCAGCAGGAGCCGCCGCTCACCGAGGGCAGGACGGTGCTGGAGAACGTCGAGGAGGCCGTCGGCGACATCAAGGGCAAGCTCGACCGGTTCAACAAGATCTCCGAGGAGCTGGCCGACCCCGAGGCCGACTACGACAAGCTCCTGGCCGAGATGGGCGACCTGCAGACCGACCTGGACCACGCGAACGCCTGGGACCTCGACAGCCGCCTCGACCAGGCGATGGACGCGCTGCGCTGCCCGCCGCCGGACGCGCTGGTCGACAACCTCTCCGGCGGCGAGCGCCGCCGGGTCGCGCTCTGCAAGCTGCTGCTCCAGCAGCCGGACCTGCTGCTGCTCGACGAGCCCACCAACCACCTGGACGCCGAGTCCGTGCAGTGGTTGGAGGGCCACCTCGCGACGTACCCCGGCGCCGTGCTGGCCGTCACCCACGACCGGTACTTCCTGGACAACGTGGCGCAGTGGATCCTCGAGCTGGACCGCGGCAAGGCCCACCCCTACGAGGGCAACTACTCCACCTACCTGGAGACCAAGAAGGATCGCCTCAAGATCGAGGGTCAGAAGGACGCCAAGCGCGCCAAGATGCTCGAGAAGGAGCTGGAGTGGGTCCGCTCCAACCCGAAGGCCCGCCAGGCCAAGAGCAAGTCCCGCCTCGCGCGCTACGAGGAGATGGCGGCCGAGGCCGACCGGATGCGCAAGATCGACACCTCCGAGATCAACATCCCGGCCGGGCCGCGCCTCGGTGACGTGGTGCTGGAGGCGAAGGGCCTGGGCAAGGGGTTCGAGGGCCGCACCCTGATGCACGACCTGTCCTTCAGCCTGCCCCGGGCCGGTATCGTCGGCGTCATCGGCCCCAACGGCGTCGGCAAGACCACCCTGTTCCGGATGATCACCGGCCAGGAGCAGCCCGACGACGGTGAGCTGAACGTCGGCCAGACGGTCAAGATCTCCTACGTCGACCAGAGCCGCGGTGGGCTCGATCCCACCAAGAACGTCTGGGAGGTCGTCTCCGACGGGCTGGACTTCATCAAGGTCGCGAACTTCGAGATGAACTCGCGCGCCTACGTGGCGTCGTTCGGGTTCAAGGGTCCCGACCAGCAGAAGAAGTCCGGCGTGCTCTCCGGTGGTGAGCGCAACCGCCTGAACCTCGCGCTCACCCTGAAGATGGGCGGCAACCTGCTGCTGCTCGACGAGCCCACCAACGACCTCGACGTGGAGACCCTGTCCTCGCTGGAGGACGCGCTCCTGGACTTCCCGGGCTGTGCCGTGGTCACCTCGCACGACCGGTGGTTCCTCGACCGGGTCGCCACCCACATCTTGGCGTGGGAGGGCGACGACGAGGACGACGCCAAGTGGTTCTGGTTCGAGGGCAACTTCGCCGCCTACGAGGAGAACAAGGTCGAGCGCCTCGGTGTCGAGGCGGCCCGGCCGCACCGGGTCACCCACCGCCGCCTGACCAGGGACTGA
- a CDS encoding MarR family winged helix-turn-helix transcriptional regulator: MTGSPDTRWLDEGQQRSWRGLVLGTTLLFDRLDDELRRTFDLSMTEYEILVRLSEREGRQMRMAQLADALAHSRSRVTHTVSRMEKAGLVERCTSQEDGRGVVARMTDAGWDLLVRAAPVHVRGVREHLVDLVGSDDLAAVGRVMNTVADHLVPAHPEMEIR; the protein is encoded by the coding sequence ATGACGGGCTCCCCGGACACACGCTGGCTCGACGAGGGCCAGCAGCGCTCCTGGCGCGGCCTGGTGCTGGGCACGACGCTGCTCTTCGACCGGCTCGACGACGAGCTCAGGCGCACGTTCGACCTGTCGATGACCGAGTACGAGATCCTCGTCCGGCTCTCCGAGCGTGAGGGCCGCCAGATGCGGATGGCCCAGCTCGCCGACGCCCTGGCGCACAGCCGGAGCCGGGTCACCCACACGGTCTCCCGGATGGAGAAGGCCGGCCTGGTCGAGCGCTGCACCTCCCAGGAGGACGGGCGCGGCGTGGTCGCCCGGATGACCGACGCGGGCTGGGACCTGCTCGTGCGCGCCGCGCCGGTCCACGTCCGCGGAGTCCGCGAGCACCTCGTCGACCTGGTCGGCAGCGACGACCTCGCGGCGGTGGGCCGGGTGATGAACACCGTGGCCGATCACCTGGTCCCCGCCCACCCCGAGATGGAGATCAGGTAG
- a CDS encoding globin codes for MGPVTTFYDEIGGFETFQKIVARFYEGVATDDVLRPLYPEEDLGPAEERFLLFLVQYWGGPTTYSETRGHPRLRMRHAPFKVTPEARDHWLTHFRAGLDAVELTPEQDARFWEYVTHAAQFMVNALE; via the coding sequence ATGGGACCCGTGACGACCTTCTACGACGAGATCGGCGGCTTCGAGACCTTCCAGAAGATCGTCGCCCGGTTCTACGAAGGGGTGGCGACCGACGACGTGCTGCGGCCCCTCTACCCCGAGGAGGACCTCGGCCCGGCCGAGGAGCGGTTCCTGCTGTTCCTCGTGCAGTACTGGGGCGGCCCGACGACGTACTCCGAGACCCGCGGCCACCCGCGGCTGCGGATGCGGCACGCGCCCTTCAAGGTGACGCCGGAGGCCCGCGACCACTGGCTCACGCACTTCCGCGCCGGGCTCGACGCCGTCGAGCTCACGCCCGAGCAGGACGCGCGATTCTGGGAGTACGTCACGCACGCGGCGCAGTTCATGGTCAACGCGCTGGAGTGA
- a CDS encoding OsmC family peroxiredoxin: MATTRKATTRWEGSLFEGAGKVTLESSGLGTYDVSWPSRAEEPNGKTSPEELIAAAHSSCFSMALSNGLAQGGTAATSLDTSAEVEFTPGTGITGIKLTVRGVVDGMSNEDFVKAAEAAKTGCPVSQALSGTTITLDAALA, encoded by the coding sequence ATGGCAACCACCCGCAAGGCCACCACGCGCTGGGAGGGCTCGCTCTTCGAGGGCGCCGGCAAGGTCACGCTGGAGTCCTCCGGTCTCGGGACGTACGACGTGTCGTGGCCGAGCCGCGCCGAGGAGCCCAACGGCAAGACCAGCCCCGAGGAGTTGATCGCGGCCGCGCACTCGTCCTGCTTCTCGATGGCGCTGTCCAACGGCCTGGCCCAGGGCGGCACCGCCGCGACCTCGCTGGACACCAGCGCCGAGGTCGAGTTCACCCCGGGCACCGGGATCACCGGCATCAAGCTCACCGTCCGCGGCGTCGTCGACGGCATGAGCAACGAGGACTTCGTCAAGGCCGCGGAGGCCGCGAAGACGGGCTGCCCGGTCAGCCAGGCGCTGTCCGGCACCACGATCACGCTGGACGCCGCGCTCGCCTGA
- a CDS encoding acetyl-CoA C-acetyltransferase yields MPEAVIVSAARSPIGRANKGSLKDFRPDDLAALIVKEAVGKVEGLDPHDIDDLLLGCGLPGGESGNNMGRVVSVLNGWDDVPGATITRYCSSSVQTTRMAFHAIRAGEGDIFVSAGVETVSRFAKGTSDHLPGTQNPLFDDAKARTAKTAEGASEGQSEWRDPRENGELPDVYIAMGQTAENVARLRGLDRKELDEFAVRSQNLAEKAIKDGFWAREITPVTTPDGTVVAADDGPRAGVTYEAISQLQPVFRPDGVVTAGNCCPLNDGAAAVVIMSDTRAAELGVTPLARIVSTGVSGLSPEIMGLGPVEATKKALASAGMTIGDIDLVEINEAFAAQVVPSYQDLGIDLDRLNVNGGAIAVGHPFGMTGARLQNTMLNSLDWHDKTTGLITMCVGGGQGMALILERLS; encoded by the coding sequence ATGCCCGAGGCAGTCATCGTTTCCGCCGCCCGCTCCCCCATCGGCCGCGCGAACAAGGGGTCGCTGAAGGACTTCCGTCCCGACGACCTCGCCGCGCTGATCGTCAAGGAGGCGGTGGGGAAGGTCGAGGGGCTCGACCCCCACGACATCGACGACCTGCTGCTCGGCTGCGGCCTCCCCGGCGGTGAGTCCGGCAACAACATGGGCCGGGTCGTGAGCGTCCTGAACGGCTGGGACGACGTCCCCGGGGCCACGATCACCCGCTACTGCTCCTCCTCGGTGCAGACCACCCGGATGGCGTTCCACGCGATCCGGGCCGGCGAGGGCGACATCTTCGTCTCGGCCGGGGTGGAGACGGTCTCCCGGTTCGCCAAGGGCACCTCCGACCACCTCCCCGGCACCCAGAACCCGCTCTTCGACGACGCCAAGGCGCGCACCGCGAAGACCGCCGAGGGCGCCAGTGAGGGACAGAGCGAGTGGCGGGACCCGCGCGAGAACGGCGAGCTGCCCGACGTCTACATCGCGATGGGCCAGACCGCCGAGAACGTCGCACGGCTGCGCGGGCTGGACCGCAAGGAGCTCGACGAGTTCGCCGTGCGCTCCCAGAACCTGGCCGAGAAGGCGATCAAGGACGGCTTCTGGGCCCGGGAGATCACCCCCGTCACCACGCCCGACGGCACCGTCGTCGCCGCCGACGACGGCCCGCGCGCCGGCGTGACCTACGAGGCGATCTCGCAGCTGCAGCCCGTCTTCCGCCCCGACGGCGTCGTGACCGCCGGCAACTGCTGCCCGCTCAACGACGGCGCGGCCGCCGTGGTGATCATGTCCGACACCCGGGCCGCCGAGCTGGGCGTCACGCCGCTGGCCCGGATCGTCTCCACCGGGGTCAGCGGGCTCTCCCCCGAGATCATGGGGCTGGGTCCGGTCGAGGCCACCAAGAAGGCCCTCGCGAGCGCCGGCATGACGATCGGCGACATCGACCTGGTCGAGATCAACGAGGCCTTCGCCGCACAGGTGGTGCCCTCCTACCAGGACCTCGGCATCGACCTCGACCGCCTCAACGTCAACGGCGGCGCGATCGCGGTCGGGCACCCCTTCGGCATGACCGGCGCCCGCCTGCAGAACACCATGCTGAACTCACTGGACTGGCACGACAAGACCACCGGCCTGATCACCATGTGCGTCGGTGGCGGCCAGGGCATGGCGCTGATCCTCGAGCGGCTCTCCTGA
- a CDS encoding acyl-CoA thioesterase: protein MRHVYECPMRWADMDLLGHVNNVTYVDYLQEARVDMLRTHGPAARTGELAEGVVVVRHEVTYLSPLTFQFRPVKIESWVTELRAASFTMAYEVFHDEPDGGRRVYLRAATVLTPYVFATERPRRLSEGERETLQAFLEPWDRAPRVPLTPTRREEIGHFPVHVRFSDVDVYGHVNNVKYFEYLQEARIQLMDRLWRDLPEGTPRVSMVVAQTDVDYRVPILFRPEPYDAWSWVSRVGSRSATIESVICDGDTLLSQARVSIVFFDQATQRSTPPPEVYRERLMGVLA from the coding sequence GTGCGCCACGTCTACGAGTGCCCGATGCGTTGGGCCGACATGGACCTGCTGGGTCACGTCAACAACGTCACGTACGTCGACTACCTCCAGGAGGCGCGGGTCGACATGCTGCGCACCCACGGGCCCGCGGCCCGGACGGGGGAGCTCGCCGAGGGCGTCGTGGTGGTGCGGCACGAGGTCACCTACCTCTCGCCGCTGACCTTCCAGTTCCGGCCCGTGAAGATCGAGTCCTGGGTGACCGAGCTGCGCGCGGCGTCGTTCACGATGGCCTACGAGGTCTTCCACGACGAGCCGGACGGTGGGCGCCGGGTCTACCTGCGGGCCGCCACGGTGCTCACGCCGTACGTCTTCGCCACCGAGCGTCCGCGCCGCCTCAGCGAGGGCGAGCGGGAGACGCTGCAGGCGTTCCTCGAGCCGTGGGACCGGGCGCCGCGCGTGCCCCTGACGCCGACGCGTCGCGAGGAGATCGGGCACTTCCCGGTGCACGTGCGGTTCTCCGACGTCGACGTCTACGGCCACGTCAACAACGTGAAGTACTTCGAGTACCTCCAGGAGGCGCGGATCCAGCTGATGGACCGGTTGTGGAGGGACCTGCCCGAGGGCACGCCGCGGGTCAGCATGGTGGTGGCGCAGACCGACGTGGACTACAGGGTGCCGATCCTGTTCCGCCCCGAGCCGTACGACGCCTGGTCGTGGGTGTCCCGCGTGGGCAGCCGCTCCGCGACCATCGAGTCGGTCATCTGCGACGGCGACACCTTGCTCTCCCAGGCCCGCGTCTCGATCGTCTTCTTCGACCAGGCGACCCAGCGCTCGACGCCGCCGCCCGAGGTCTACCGCGAGCGGCTGATGGGCGTGCTCGCTTGA
- a CDS encoding DUF5130 family protein, with translation MAQVAAGDFSDAERYVIDEAIRRAETLCRFEFSVFVGSAAGDPRAFATQLHNSLVAPSRSILIMVDPSAHALEVVTGGLVRRNVTDSEVELVILEMGTRFAEGDLVGGLKRGIEMLAEHAKAPQTLHTEPQP, from the coding sequence GTGGCGCAAGTGGCCGCTGGTGACTTCAGCGACGCCGAACGCTATGTGATCGACGAGGCGATCCGCCGCGCCGAGACGCTCTGCCGCTTCGAGTTCTCGGTCTTCGTCGGCAGTGCTGCCGGCGACCCTCGGGCCTTCGCCACCCAGCTGCACAACTCGCTGGTGGCGCCCTCGCGCAGCATCTTGATCATGGTCGACCCGTCGGCGCACGCCCTCGAGGTCGTCACCGGCGGCCTCGTGCGCCGCAACGTCACGGACAGCGAGGTCGAGCTCGTCATCCTCGAGATGGGCACCCGCTTCGCGGAGGGTGATCTCGTCGGCGGTCTCAAGCGCGGCATCGAGATGCTCGCCGAGCACGCCAAGGCGCCCCAGACGCTGCACACCGAGCCCCAGCCCTGA
- a CDS encoding mechanosensitive ion channel family protein — protein sequence MFGLDSTQGCADGEQVCQQVYEWTNSKPLAHASDVFIGKPLSILGLVVLGLVIRWVLHRLVDRLVAQAQDGVLPDRVTRFGMRGRSTAQAAAARDMATATRRVQRAKTMGDLLKSVITGVLVAIIGTMALSELDVNIAPIIASAGIIGLALGFGAQSLVKDFLSGVFMIFEDQYGVGDVVDIGEATGTVEAVSLRVTRLRDLNGTVWYVPNGEIMRVGNMSQNWSRAVVDVRVAYDEDLARVTRVLKDVAHDLWDDEDFKGRIIEEPEVTGVEALDPESITLRVLLKTAPMEQWGVARELRQRVKARFDHEGIEIPLPQRVVWHRQDLAEARAAEERTAEAQAPRFGDPTPTA from the coding sequence ATGTTCGGCCTCGACAGCACCCAGGGATGCGCCGACGGCGAGCAGGTCTGCCAGCAGGTCTACGAATGGACCAACAGCAAACCGCTCGCCCACGCTTCCGACGTCTTCATCGGCAAGCCACTGTCGATCCTCGGGCTGGTGGTCCTGGGACTGGTGATCCGATGGGTCCTGCACCGGCTGGTCGACCGGCTGGTGGCCCAGGCCCAGGACGGCGTGCTTCCCGACCGGGTGACCCGGTTCGGGATGCGGGGCCGCTCCACCGCGCAGGCGGCGGCCGCCCGAGACATGGCGACGGCGACCCGCCGGGTCCAGCGGGCCAAGACCATGGGCGACCTGCTCAAGAGCGTGATCACCGGCGTCCTCGTCGCCATCATCGGCACGATGGCGCTCAGCGAGCTGGACGTGAACATCGCGCCGATCATCGCCAGCGCCGGCATCATCGGCCTGGCCCTCGGCTTCGGCGCCCAGTCGCTGGTCAAAGACTTCCTGTCCGGCGTCTTCATGATCTTCGAGGACCAGTACGGCGTCGGCGACGTGGTCGACATCGGCGAGGCCACCGGGACCGTGGAGGCGGTCAGCCTCCGGGTCACCCGGCTCCGCGACCTCAACGGGACCGTCTGGTACGTCCCCAACGGCGAGATCATGCGAGTCGGCAACATGAGCCAGAACTGGTCGCGCGCGGTCGTCGACGTGCGCGTCGCCTACGACGAGGATCTCGCCCGGGTCACGCGCGTGCTCAAGGACGTCGCCCACGACCTGTGGGACGACGAGGACTTCAAGGGGCGCATCATCGAGGAGCCCGAGGTCACCGGCGTCGAGGCGCTGGACCCCGAGTCCATCACGCTGCGGGTGCTGCTCAAGACCGCCCCGATGGAGCAGTGGGGCGTCGCCCGGGAGCTGCGCCAGCGGGTCAAGGCGCGCTTCGACCACGAGGGCATCGAGATCCCGCTCCCCCAGCGGGTCGTCTGGCACCGGCAGGATCTGGCCGAGGCGCGGGCCGCCGAGGAGCGCACCGCAGAGGCGCAGGCGCCGCGCTTCGGGGACCCCACTCCGACCGCCTGA
- the pepN gene encoding aminopeptidase N: protein MPGTNLTRDEAATRAALLDVTSYSVDLDLTTGEKTFGSTTTIRFGCTEPGASTFADLVDAHIHEITLNGESVDPATAYADNRIALSGLAAENELVVRADCTYSRTGEGLHRFVDPADDRVYLYSQFEVPDARRVYTTFEQPDLKAPFTFNVTAPAGWKVVSNAPAPEPQDLAGDKQLWAFPQTKPMSTYVTAIVAGEYHEVTHVYRGKHGDIPLGHYCRQSLAEHLDVEELVKVTEQGFAFFEELFDYPYPFGKYDQLYVPEYNMGAMENVGCVTLRDEYLPRSRQDRAFYEFRVEVILHEMAHMWFGDLVTMKWWDDLWLNESFAEWACYHAAVEATEFTESWTGFTNARKNWAYRQDQLPSTHPIAADNYDLRAVEVNFDGITYAKGASVLKQLVAWVGLENFIEGVRAYFKDFEYSNSEFGDLLAALEKSSGRELQSWAQEWLQTAGVNTLAPQFQLGEDGAYTSFAIRQTAAAEHATLRRHRVGVGLYDEVDGRLVRRSSFETDVAGELTEVPELVGVKQPALLLLNEGDLAYAKIRLDERSLATVIGGISTLDDSLARALCWGAAWDMTRDAELSATDFVALVLSGIAAETDAFGVSRIPSYAAQAANTFSAPENRAALQQTWEQGLRKLLENAPAGSDHQLSFVRAYAAAAHSDQALDELEALIDGTRTLEGLEVDTDLRWTLLTALARAGRADAERIDAELARDNTISGQEHAAAARASRPTAEAKAEAWELAIVRDDVANETQRSIVLAFQAHGQEEVLAPYVEKYLEAAETMWEDKGTQRASTALEYIFPSPLASQELLDRVDAWLQSSQANPAAKRYVHEGRDDVARALAAQAKDAQAKDA from the coding sequence ATGCCTGGAACCAACCTGACCCGGGACGAGGCCGCCACCCGCGCCGCCCTCCTGGACGTCACGTCGTACTCCGTCGACCTGGACCTCACGACTGGCGAGAAGACCTTCGGCTCGACCACGACGATCCGCTTCGGCTGCACCGAGCCCGGTGCCTCCACGTTCGCGGACCTCGTCGACGCCCACATCCACGAGATCACGCTGAACGGCGAGTCGGTCGACCCGGCCACGGCGTACGCCGACAACCGCATCGCGCTCAGCGGCCTCGCCGCCGAGAACGAGCTCGTCGTGCGCGCCGACTGCACCTACTCCCGCACCGGCGAGGGCCTGCACCGGTTCGTCGACCCCGCCGACGACCGGGTCTACCTGTACTCCCAGTTCGAGGTGCCGGACGCCCGCCGCGTCTACACCACCTTCGAGCAGCCGGACCTCAAGGCGCCGTTCACCTTCAACGTCACCGCGCCCGCCGGCTGGAAGGTCGTCTCGAACGCGCCCGCCCCCGAGCCGCAGGACCTCGCCGGGGACAAGCAGCTGTGGGCGTTCCCGCAGACCAAGCCGATGTCGACCTACGTCACCGCGATCGTCGCCGGTGAGTACCACGAGGTGACGCACGTCTACCGCGGCAAGCACGGCGACATCCCGCTGGGCCACTACTGCCGCCAGTCGCTGGCCGAGCACCTCGACGTCGAGGAGCTGGTCAAGGTGACCGAGCAGGGCTTCGCGTTCTTCGAGGAGCTCTTCGACTACCCGTACCCGTTCGGCAAGTACGACCAGCTCTACGTGCCGGAGTACAACATGGGCGCGATGGAGAACGTCGGCTGCGTGACGCTGCGCGACGAGTACCTCCCCCGCAGCCGCCAGGACCGCGCGTTCTACGAGTTCCGCGTCGAGGTCATCCTGCACGAGATGGCCCACATGTGGTTCGGCGATCTGGTCACCATGAAGTGGTGGGACGACCTCTGGCTCAACGAGTCCTTCGCGGAGTGGGCCTGCTACCACGCCGCCGTCGAGGCCACCGAGTTCACCGAGTCCTGGACCGGCTTCACCAACGCTCGCAAGAACTGGGCCTACCGCCAGGACCAGCTGCCCAGCACGCACCCGATCGCCGCCGACAACTACGACCTGCGCGCGGTCGAGGTGAACTTCGACGGCATCACCTACGCCAAGGGCGCCTCGGTGCTCAAGCAGCTGGTCGCCTGGGTCGGGCTGGAGAACTTCATCGAGGGCGTCCGCGCCTACTTCAAGGACTTCGAGTACTCCAACTCCGAGTTCGGCGACCTGCTCGCCGCGCTGGAGAAGTCCTCGGGCCGCGAGCTGCAGTCCTGGGCGCAGGAGTGGCTGCAGACCGCCGGCGTCAACACGCTGGCGCCGCAGTTCCAGCTCGGCGAGGACGGCGCCTACACCTCGTTCGCGATCCGCCAGACCGCCGCCGCGGAGCACGCCACGCTGCGCCGCCACCGGGTGGGCGTGGGCCTGTACGACGAGGTCGACGGCCGCCTCGTGCGCCGGTCCTCCTTCGAGACCGACGTGGCCGGTGAGCTCACCGAGGTCCCCGAGCTGGTCGGCGTGAAGCAGCCGGCGCTGCTGCTGCTCAACGAGGGCGACCTGGCCTACGCCAAGATCCGCCTCGACGAGCGCTCGCTGGCCACCGTCATCGGTGGCATCTCCACCCTCGACGACTCCCTCGCCCGGGCCCTGTGCTGGGGTGCCGCCTGGGACATGACGCGGGACGCGGAGCTGTCGGCCACCGACTTCGTCGCGCTGGTGCTCTCCGGGATCGCCGCGGAGACCGACGCGTTCGGCGTCAGCCGGATCCCGTCGTACGCCGCCCAGGCCGCCAACACCTTCAGCGCGCCGGAGAACCGCGCGGCGCTGCAGCAGACCTGGGAGCAGGGCCTGCGCAAGCTGCTGGAGAACGCCCCGGCCGGCAGCGACCACCAGCTCTCGTTCGTGCGTGCGTACGCCGCGGCCGCCCACAGCGACCAGGCGCTCGACGAGCTGGAGGCGCTGATCGACGGCACCCGCACGCTCGAGGGGCTCGAGGTCGACACCGACCTGCGCTGGACGCTGCTGACCGCGCTCGCGCGCGCCGGCCGCGCCGACGCCGAGCGGATCGACGCCGAGCTGGCCCGCGACAACACCATCTCGGGCCAGGAGCACGCCGCCGCGGCCCGCGCCTCCCGTCCCACCGCCGAGGCCAAGGCCGAGGCGTGGGAGCTGGCCATCGTGCGCGACGACGTCGCGAACGAGACCCAGCGCAGCATCGTGCTGGCCTTCCAGGCCCACGGCCAGGAGGAGGTGCTGGCGCCGTACGTCGAGAAGTACCTCGAGGCGGCTGAGACCATGTGGGAGGACAAGGGCACCCAGCGCGCGTCCACGGCGCTGGAGTACATCTTCCCCAGCCCGCTGGCCAGCCAGGAGCTGCTCGACCGGGTGGACGCCTGGCTGCAGAGCTCGCAGGCCAACCCTGCGGCGAAGCGCTACGTCCACGAGGGCCGCGATGACGTCGCCCGGGCCCTGGCCGCCCAGGCCAAGGACGCCCAGGCCAAGGACGCGTAG
- a CDS encoding RNA polymerase sigma factor → MSDDDLVARAKAGDAQAWRELYRTHAGRLVVWLGVRPSEDAAISSEDLAAEAWLTAAQKIHGFTGTSSDFAGWLFGIARNLSTNSTRRSRRRLTEPVPELPDREHAEGPEPALVARDWVEFALRGLPPRERDVIACTEVVGLDVESTARALDISAVAVRVARHRALKRLRAKDSAPAQASTPISRSR, encoded by the coding sequence ATGAGTGACGACGACCTGGTGGCGCGGGCCAAGGCCGGCGACGCACAGGCATGGCGAGAGCTCTACCGCACCCATGCGGGCAGGTTGGTCGTCTGGCTGGGTGTCCGGCCCAGCGAGGATGCCGCCATCTCCTCCGAGGACCTCGCGGCCGAGGCCTGGCTGACCGCCGCCCAGAAGATCCACGGATTCACCGGCACCTCCTCCGACTTCGCCGGCTGGTTGTTCGGGATCGCCCGCAACCTCTCTACCAACTCGACACGGCGGAGCCGGCGCAGGCTCACCGAACCGGTGCCCGAGCTGCCGGACCGCGAGCACGCCGAGGGCCCCGAACCCGCGCTCGTCGCCCGGGACTGGGTCGAGTTCGCGTTGCGGGGGCTGCCGCCGCGCGAGCGCGACGTCATCGCCTGCACCGAGGTGGTCGGCCTGGACGTGGAGAGCACGGCCCGGGCGCTCGACATCAGCGCGGTCGCCGTGCGGGTCGCCCGGCACCGGGCCCTGAAGCGGCTGCGCGCGAAGGACTCAGCGCCTGCTCAAGCGAGCACGCCCATCAGCCGCTCGCGGTAG
- a CDS encoding single-stranded DNA-binding protein: MNETMVTLQGWLGGDVVLRQAGEAQVATFRVACTPRRYRKQSNEWVDGETQWYSVNAWRGLAENCERSLRRGDPVVVHGRLNAQTWTNSAGVAVTSFEVDALLVGHDLNRGTSRFTKAGATRPLGGDAPEPGSPVGPAPASGPEGEDAPQGEGEGAGEGAAAA, from the coding sequence ATGAACGAGACCATGGTGACGCTGCAGGGCTGGCTCGGCGGCGACGTCGTGCTGCGCCAGGCGGGCGAGGCGCAGGTGGCGACCTTCCGGGTGGCCTGCACCCCGCGGCGCTACCGCAAGCAGTCCAACGAGTGGGTCGACGGCGAGACCCAGTGGTACTCCGTCAACGCCTGGCGGGGGCTGGCCGAGAACTGCGAACGCTCGTTGCGCCGGGGCGACCCCGTCGTCGTGCACGGGCGCCTCAACGCCCAGACCTGGACCAACTCCGCCGGGGTCGCCGTGACCTCCTTCGAGGTCGACGCGCTGCTGGTCGGCCACGACCTGAACCGCGGCACCAGCCGGTTCACCAAGGCCGGCGCCACCCGGCCGCTGGGGGGCGACGCTCCCGAGCCCGGCTCACCCGTCGGCCCGGCGCCCGCATCCGGGCCCGAGGGCGAGGACGCGCCTCAAGGCGAGGGGGAGGGAGCGGGGGAGGGGGCGGCCGCGGCCTGA